Proteins co-encoded in one Podarcis muralis chromosome 12, rPodMur119.hap1.1, whole genome shotgun sequence genomic window:
- the TMPPE gene encoding transmembrane protein with metallophosphoesterase domain, translated as MIFKQLSLKTKAAAVAGIVFFSMIASRTLLADRIEEKRLRWLVRLQMLLFANALMFIGSLHIWRSLVTVFYRSPTPMLSCFTLWKTAVLMFLILAHSSFFTVLLLVAEEPYLFSLAAHTCLGGYILLIFCLFVLGSLEQVYNHLLQRQAKMGSASKNAKLAIKPALAVVLTVVLTVLGLLNASQPPAVKSVVIPLHKLPLSMDQLKVVLLSDIHLGPTIGKTKLEMVVKMVRALKPDITVIVGDLTDSDVEGLGHAVKPLGMLNSPLGTYFVTGNHEYYTSDVNSWFEVLRSLNIRPLHNENIKIMSPKGRSTDWFCLAGVDDIEATAMHYPGHGMDLNKALGDCGTDHAIVLLAHQPLAAKWALQARPDINLILSGHTHGGQIFPLNIAAYFLNPFFVGLYKVGQNTFVYVSPGTFYYGMPMRLGSRAEITEIILRSQSSA; from the coding sequence ATGATCTTCAAACAGTTGTCCCTTAAAACTAAGgctgcagcagttgctggaatTGTCTTCTTCTCCATGATAGCATCTCGGACACTTTTGGCTGACAGGATTGAGGAGAAGCGTTTGAGGTGGCTGGTCAGACTGCAGATGTTACTATTTGCTAACGCCCTGATGTTCATAGGATCGCTTCACATATGGAGAAGCCTTGTGACCGTGTTCTACAGATCACCAACTCCCATGTTGTCCTGTTTCACCTTATGGAAAACAGCTGTGTTAATGTTCCTGATTTTGGCACACTCGAGCTTTTTTACAGTTCTTCTGCTTGTTGCAGAGGaaccatatttattttctttagctGCTCATACCTGCCTTGGAGGGTACATCCTCCTTATATTCTGCCTCTTTGTCCTAGGCTCCTTGGAACAAGTTTATAATCACTTGCTCCAAAGGCAGGCAAAGATGGGCAGTGCCAGTAAAAATGCCAAACTGGCAATAAAGCCAGCTCTAGCAGTTGTGTTGACAGTTGTGTTGACTGTTCTGGGACTCCTCAATGCTTCCCAGCCACCTGCAGTGAAGTCAGTAGTGATTCCTCTTCACAAACTGCCACTGTCTATGGACCAATTGAAGGTGGTCTTGCTTTCAGATATTCACCTGGGGCCAACCATTGGCAAGACCAAACTGGAAATGGTTGTAAAAATGGTTAGGGCCTTGAAACCGGATATCACGGTGATTGTGGGTGACTTGACTGATTCTGACGTGGAAGGCCTTGGGCATGCTGTGAAACCTCTTGGCATGCTTAACTCCCCACTGGGAACTTATTTTGTCACAGGAAACCATGAGTACTATACCTCTGATGTCAACAGTTGGTTTGAAGTGCTGAGATCACTAAACATCCGCCCTCTGCATAATGAGAACATCAAGATTATGTCCCCCAAGGGTAGGAGCACCGATTGGTTTTGTCTGGCAGGGGTAGACGATATTGaggctactgcaatgcattaCCCTGGCCATGGGATGGATTTAAATAAGGCTCTTGGAGACTGTGGCACAGATCATGCCATCGTTCTTCTTGCCCACCAGCCACTTGCTGCTAAATGGGCTCTCCAAGCTCGGCCAGATATAAATTTGATCTTGTCTGGGCATACTCACGGAGGGCAGATATTTCCTCTGAATATTGCTGCCTATTTCTTGAATCCATTCTTTGTTGGCTTGTACAAGGTCGGACAAAACACTTTTGTGTACGTTAGCCCAGGGACGTTTTATTATGGAATGCCAATGAGATTGGGAAGTAGAGCAGAAATAACTGAGATAATTCTGCGTTCTCAATCATCAGCATga